The Streptomyces sp. HUAS CB01 genome has a segment encoding these proteins:
- a CDS encoding MATE family efflux transporter, with translation MTQAPATSRSSRRRHDREIIALAVPAFGALVAEPLFVMVDSAIVGHLGTPQLAGLGIAAALLMTAVSVFVFLAYATTAAVARRVGAGDLSAAIRQGMDGIWLALLLGIAVVAVTLPSAPWLVDVFGASDTAAPYAITYLRISSFGIPAMLVVMAATGVLRGLQDTRTPLYVAIGGFAANAALNLGLVYGAGLGIAGSAWGTVIAQCGMAAAYLVVVIRGAHRHGASLRPDAGGIRASAQAGVPLLIRTLSLRAVLLIATAVAARMSDTSIAAHQIILALWSLTAFALDAIAIAGQAIIGRYLGADDPVGARAACRRMVEWGIASGVVIGLLIVVARPLFIPLFTSDPTVKDTLLPALLVVAISQPIAGVVFVLDGVLMGAGDGPYLAGAMLITLAVFAPVALLVPALGGGLTALWGAMGLMMTVRMATLWLRARSGRWIVTGATR, from the coding sequence ATGACACAGGCTCCCGCGACGTCGAGATCCAGCCGCCGCCGACATGATCGCGAGATCATCGCGCTCGCCGTCCCCGCCTTCGGAGCGCTCGTCGCGGAGCCCCTGTTCGTGATGGTCGACAGTGCGATCGTGGGCCACCTCGGCACCCCGCAACTCGCAGGGCTGGGCATCGCGGCTGCGCTTCTGATGACCGCGGTCAGCGTCTTCGTCTTCCTCGCCTATGCCACCACTGCCGCAGTCGCGCGCCGCGTGGGCGCGGGCGATCTGAGCGCTGCGATCCGCCAGGGCATGGACGGCATCTGGCTGGCCCTCCTGCTCGGCATAGCGGTCGTCGCCGTCACACTGCCCTCGGCACCCTGGCTGGTCGACGTCTTCGGTGCCTCCGACACGGCGGCTCCGTACGCGATTACCTATCTGCGCATCTCGAGCTTCGGCATCCCCGCCATGCTCGTGGTCATGGCCGCCACCGGGGTGCTGCGCGGTCTCCAGGACACCCGTACCCCCCTCTACGTGGCGATCGGCGGCTTCGCCGCGAATGCGGCCCTCAACCTCGGTCTCGTCTACGGCGCCGGCCTCGGCATCGCCGGCTCCGCCTGGGGCACGGTCATCGCCCAGTGCGGAATGGCTGCCGCCTATCTCGTGGTCGTCATCCGGGGCGCACATCGCCACGGCGCCTCCCTGCGGCCGGACGCCGGGGGGATACGGGCGAGCGCCCAGGCGGGTGTACCGCTGCTGATCCGTACGCTCTCGCTGCGAGCCGTCCTGCTGATCGCCACCGCCGTTGCGGCCCGTATGAGTGACACGAGCATCGCCGCGCACCAGATCATCCTCGCCCTCTGGAGCCTCACGGCCTTCGCCCTGGACGCGATCGCGATCGCCGGGCAGGCCATCATCGGCCGCTATCTGGGCGCCGACGACCCCGTAGGGGCACGTGCGGCATGCCGACGCATGGTGGAGTGGGGAATCGCCTCGGGCGTGGTGATCGGACTTCTGATCGTGGTGGCGCGTCCGCTCTTCATCCCCCTCTTCACCAGCGACCCCACGGTCAAGGACACCCTGCTGCCGGCCCTGCTCGTGGTGGCCATCTCCCAGCCCATCGCAGGTGTGGTGTTCGTCCTCGACGGTGTGCTGATGGGCGCCGGTGACGGCCCCTATCTGGCCGGAGCCATGCTCATCACGCTCGCGGTGTTCGCGCCGGTCGCCCTCCTGGTGCCGGCCCTCGGCGGCGGGCTCACCGCCCTTTGGGGGGCCATGGGCCTGATGATGACGGTCCGGATGGCGACCCTGTGGCTGCGGGCCCGCTCCGGCCGCTGGATCGTGACAGGGGCCACGCGCTGA
- the rplI gene encoding 50S ribosomal protein L9, which translates to MKIILTHEVSGLGAAGDVVDVKDGYARNYLVPRGFAIRWTKGGEKDVAQIRRARKIHEIATIEQANEIKARLEGVKVRLAVRSGDAGRLFGSVTPADIASAIKSAGGPEVDKRRVELGAPIKTLGSHQVSVRLHPEVAAKLGVEVVAA; encoded by the coding sequence ATGAAGATCATCCTCACCCACGAGGTGTCCGGTCTCGGCGCTGCCGGCGACGTCGTCGACGTCAAGGACGGCTACGCTCGCAACTACCTGGTCCCGCGCGGTTTCGCGATCCGCTGGACCAAGGGTGGCGAGAAGGACGTCGCGCAGATCCGCCGCGCCCGCAAGATCCACGAGATCGCGACCATCGAGCAGGCCAACGAGATCAAGGCCCGCCTCGAGGGCGTGAAGGTGCGTCTGGCCGTTCGCTCCGGCGACGCCGGCCGTCTGTTCGGCTCCGTCACCCCGGCTGACATCGCTTCGGCGATCAAGTCCGCCGGTGGCCCGGAGGTCGACAAGCGCCGTGTCGAGCTCGGTGCGCCGATCAAGACCCTGGGCTCGCACCAGGTGTCCGTGCGTCTGCACCCCGAGGTTGCCGCGAAGCTCGGCGTCGAGGTCGTCGCCGCCTGA
- the rpsR gene encoding 30S ribosomal protein S18 — translation MAKPPVRKPKKKVCAFCKDKVTYVDYKDTNMLRKFISDRGKIRARRVTGNCTQHQRDVATAVKNSREMALLPYTSTAR, via the coding sequence ATGGCGAAGCCGCCTGTGCGCAAGCCGAAGAAGAAGGTCTGCGCTTTCTGCAAGGACAAGGTCACGTACGTGGACTACAAGGACACGAACATGCTGCGGAAGTTCATTTCCGACCGCGGCAAGATCCGTGCCCGCCGCGTGACCGGCAACTGCACGCAGCACCAGCGTGACGTCGCCACGGCCGTCAAGAACAGCCGTGAGATGGCGCTGCTGCCCTACACGTCCACCGCGCGCTAA
- a CDS encoding single-stranded DNA-binding protein, translating into MAGETVITVVGNLVDDPELRFTPSGAAVAKFRVASTPRTFDRQTNEWKDGESLFLTCSVWRQAAENVAESLQRGMRVVVQGRLKQRSYEDREGVKRTVYELDVEEVGPSLKNATAKVTKTTGRGGQGGYGGGQQQGGSWGGGPGGGQQQGGGGAPADDPWASSAPAGGQQQQGGGGGGWGGGSGGGYSDEPPF; encoded by the coding sequence ATGGCAGGCGAGACCGTCATCACGGTCGTCGGCAATCTCGTCGACGACCCCGAGCTGCGCTTCACCCCGTCCGGTGCGGCGGTCGCGAAGTTCCGTGTCGCGTCCACCCCCCGCACCTTCGACCGTCAGACCAACGAGTGGAAGGACGGCGAGAGCCTCTTCCTCACCTGCTCGGTCTGGCGTCAGGCGGCGGAGAACGTCGCCGAGTCGCTCCAGCGAGGCATGCGCGTCGTCGTGCAGGGCCGGCTGAAGCAGCGGTCCTACGAGGACCGTGAGGGAGTCAAGCGCACGGTCTACGAGCTGGACGTCGAGGAAGTCGGCCCCAGCCTCAAGAACGCCACGGCCAAGGTCACCAAGACCACCGGTCGCGGTGGCCAGGGCGGCTACGGCGGTGGCCAGCAGCAGGGCGGCAGCTGGGGCGGCGGTCCCGGCGGCGGCCAGCAGCAGGGCGGCGGCGGTGCTCCCGCCGACGACCCCTGGGCCAGCAGCGCGCCGGCCGGCGGTCAGCAGCAGCAGGGCGGCGGCGGTGGCGGCTGGGGCGGCGGCTCCGGCGGCGGCTACTCGGACGAGCCTCCTTTCTAG
- the rpsF gene encoding 30S ribosomal protein S6 — MRHYEVMVILDPDLEERAVSPLIENFLSVVREGNGKVEKVDTWGRRRLAYEIKKKPEGIYSVIDLQAEPAVVKELDRQMNLNESVLRTKVLRPETH, encoded by the coding sequence ATGCGTCACTACGAGGTGATGGTCATCCTCGACCCCGATCTCGAGGAGCGTGCTGTCTCCCCGCTGATCGAGAACTTCCTCTCCGTCGTCCGTGAGGGCAACGGAAAGGTGGAGAAGGTCGACACCTGGGGCCGTCGTCGTCTCGCTTACGAGATCAAGAAGAAGCCCGAGGGCATCTACTCGGTCATCGACCTGCAGGCCGAGCCTGCGGTCGTCAAGGAGCTCGACCGCCAGATGAACCTGAACGAGTCGGTCCTCCGGACCAAGGTCCTCCGTCCCGAGACCCACTGA
- a CDS encoding lipid II:glycine glycyltransferase FemX: protein MSLTLRTISREQHLAYIQSLPSASHCQVPAWADVKTEWRSENLGWFDKSGELVGVGLVLYRQLPKIKRYLAYLPEGPVINWYAPNLDDWLQPMLAHLKNQGAFSVKMGPPVVIRRWDAPAIKAGIQDPDVKRLRDVEASHIEPRAFEVADRLRKMGWQQGEDGGAGFGDVQPRYVYQVPLANRSLDDVLKGFNQLWRRNIKKAEKAGVEVVQGGYEDLAEWQRLYEITAERDRFRPRPLSYFQRMWTVLNSEDPNRMRLYFARHNGVNLSAATMLVVGGHVWYSYGASDNIGREVRPSNAMQWRMLRDAYAMGATVYDLRGISDSLDESDHLFGLIQFKVGTGGEAVEYVGEWDFPLNKLLHKALDMYMSRR, encoded by the coding sequence ATGAGCCTGACCCTGAGGACCATCAGCCGAGAGCAGCATCTGGCGTACATCCAGAGCCTGCCTTCGGCGAGTCACTGCCAGGTCCCGGCATGGGCGGACGTCAAGACCGAGTGGCGCTCCGAGAACCTCGGCTGGTTCGACAAGAGCGGGGAGCTCGTCGGCGTCGGCCTCGTGCTGTACCGCCAGCTCCCCAAGATCAAGCGCTACCTGGCCTATCTCCCCGAGGGCCCGGTGATCAACTGGTACGCCCCCAACCTGGACGACTGGCTCCAGCCGATGCTGGCGCACCTCAAGAACCAGGGCGCCTTCTCCGTGAAGATGGGTCCGCCGGTCGTGATCCGCCGCTGGGACGCTCCGGCGATCAAGGCGGGCATCCAGGACCCGGACGTGAAGCGCCTGCGGGACGTGGAGGCGAGCCACATCGAGCCCCGCGCCTTCGAGGTCGCGGACCGGCTCCGCAAGATGGGCTGGCAGCAGGGGGAGGACGGCGGCGCCGGCTTCGGCGACGTGCAGCCGCGGTACGTCTACCAGGTCCCGCTGGCCAACCGGTCGCTCGACGACGTGCTCAAGGGCTTCAACCAGCTGTGGCGCCGGAACATCAAGAAGGCCGAGAAGGCCGGTGTCGAGGTCGTCCAGGGCGGTTACGAGGACCTGGCCGAGTGGCAGCGGCTGTACGAGATCACGGCCGAGCGCGACCGCTTCCGGCCCCGCCCGCTCTCGTACTTCCAGCGTATGTGGACGGTCCTGAACTCCGAGGACCCCAACCGCATGCGGCTGTACTTCGCCCGGCACAACGGGGTGAACCTCTCGGCGGCGACGATGCTCGTCGTCGGCGGCCACGTCTGGTACTCCTACGGCGCCTCCGACAACATCGGCCGCGAGGTCCGGCCCTCGAACGCGATGCAGTGGCGGATGCTGCGCGACGCCTACGCCATGGGTGCCACCGTCTACGACCTGCGCGGCATCAGCGACTCGCTCGACGAGTCCGACCACCTCTTCGGGCTGATCCAGTTCAAGGTCGGCACCGGCGGCGAGGCCGTCGAGTACGTCGGCGAATGGGACTTCCCGCTCAACAAGCTTCTGCACAAGGCGCTCGACATGTACATGTCGCGCCGCTGA